From the genome of Apium graveolens cultivar Ventura unplaced genomic scaffold, ASM990537v1 ctg7720, whole genome shotgun sequence, one region includes:
- the LOC141704332 gene encoding F-box protein At3g07870-like has product MDLPEELIAEIISRTPVRTIVSCKSVCKRWCNIVSEPFFSRLHLSISSKMLLLHQGDAEDVDDDNDEDSYDDSAYVCNPITQEYIRLQDSEYTRVSYLKGYYGFGLVESNQQYKIVRFYKGRFPSTEYDLGSEVYTLGTGMWRDLGHVPFHLNEHDRGHYVSGRLHWLAGELICAFDLDRELFRPMEAPPRAPGNTDHFSILGVHNHFRNLGVLKGCLCICDITLYSELSIWVKRDYGVEDSWSKKLIITPNPPLHEGINTDMVRLLKVLKDGNILMYCDQLQLFTYHPQHKTLRHHIFPEGEFLTFGAMTYVPGFISLERSFTLEGVKRWESPQVED; this is encoded by the exons ATGGACTTACCAGAAGAATTGATTGCTGAAATTATATCAAGAACTCCTGTGAGGACAATAGTGTCATGCAAAAGCGTGTGCAAAAGATGGTGTAATATAGTTTCAGAACCATTTTTTTCGCGTCTGCATCTCTCTATATCATCTAAAATGCTTTTACTTCATCAAGGAGACGCCGAGGACGTAGATGATGACAATGATG AAGATAGTTATGATGATTCAGCATATGTATGCAATCCAATTACACAAGAGTACATACGCCTTCAAGATTCCGAGTACACCAGAGTATCATATTTAAAGGGATATTATGGCTTTGGACTTGTTGAATCGAACCAACAGTACAAGATTGTACGTTTTTATAAGGGTAGATTTCCTTCAACTGAATATGACCTAGGGAGCGAGGTTTATACGCTTGGAACCGGCATGTGGAGAGATCTAGGACATGTCCCCTTCCATCTGAATGAACATGATAGGGGTCACTATGTCAGTGGCCGCCTCCATTGGTTAGCTGGTGAACTAATATGTGCTTTCGATTTGGATAGAGAATTATTTCGTCCAATGGAAGCTCCTCCACGGGCTCCTGGGAATACAGATCATTTTAGCATCTTGGGAGTCCATAATCATTTTAGGAACTTGGGAGTACTTAAAGGTTGCTTGTGTATATGTGATATAACACTATACTCTGAACTTTCTATTTGGGTGAAGAGAGATTATGGCGTGGAAGATAGTTGGAGTAAAAAACTCATCATCACTCCTAATCCTCCGTTACATGAAGGTATAAATACCGACATGGTTCGGCTTCTTAAAGTTCTCAAAGATGGGAACATCTTAATGTATTGTGACCAACTTCAATTGTTCACTTATCATCCTCAACATAAAACATTGCGACATCACATTTTCCCGGAGGGTGAGTTTCTCACATTTGGTGCGATGACTTATGTCCCCGGTTTTATCAGTCTAGAGAGGAGTTTCACCTTGGAGGGTGTCAAAAGATGGGAGTCTCCTCAAGTAGAAGACTGA
- the LOC141704331 gene encoding F-box protein At3g07870-like, giving the protein MDLPEELIAEIISRTPVRTIVSCKSVCKRWCNIVSEPFFSRLHLSISSKMLLLHQGDAEDVDDDNDGDLAVVELDDQHHQHDIHHEPMMRFSPGLALGDYVGLIGSVNGLICLEDSYDDSAYVCNPITQEYIRLQDSEYTRVSYLKGYYGFGLVESNQQYKIVRFYKGRFPSTEYDLGSEVYTLGTGMWRDLGHVPFHLNEHDRGHYVSGRLHWLAGELICAFDLDRELFRPMEAPPRAPGNTDHFSILGVHNHFRNLGVLKGCLCICDITLYSELSIWVKRDYGVEDSWSKKLIITPNPPLHEGINTDMVRLLKVLKDGNILMYCDQLQLFTYHPQHKTLRHHIFPEGEFLTFGAMTYVPGFISLERSFTLEGVKRWESPQVED; this is encoded by the coding sequence ATGGACTTACCAGAAGAATTGATTGCTGAAATTATATCAAGAACTCCTGTGAGGACAATAGTGTCATGCAAAAGCGTGTGCAAAAGATGGTGTAATATAGTTTCAGAACCATTTTTTTCGCGTCTGCATCTCTCTATATCATCTAAAATGCTTTTACTTCATCAAGGAGACGCCGAGGACGTAGATGATGACAATGATGGTGACCTTGCAGTGGTTGAACTAGATGACCAACATCACCAACATGATATTCATCACGAGCCTATGATGAGATTTTCCCCGGGACTTGCCTTGGGAGACTATGTGGGGTTAATTGGATCAGTTAATGGGTTAATATGCTTAGAAGATAGTTATGATGATTCAGCATATGTATGCAATCCAATTACACAAGAGTACATACGCCTTCAAGATTCCGAGTACACCAGAGTATCATATTTAAAGGGATATTATGGCTTTGGACTTGTTGAATCGAACCAACAGTACAAGATTGTACGTTTTTATAAGGGTAGATTTCCTTCAACTGAATATGACCTAGGGAGCGAGGTTTATACGCTTGGAACCGGCATGTGGAGAGATCTAGGACATGTCCCCTTCCATCTGAATGAACATGATAGGGGTCACTATGTCAGTGGCCGCCTCCATTGGTTAGCTGGTGAACTAATATGTGCTTTCGATTTGGATAGAGAATTATTTCGTCCAATGGAAGCTCCTCCACGGGCTCCTGGGAATACAGATCATTTTAGCATCTTGGGAGTCCATAATCATTTTAGGAACTTGGGAGTACTTAAAGGTTGCTTGTGTATATGTGATATAACACTATACTCTGAACTTTCTATTTGGGTGAAGAGAGATTATGGCGTGGAAGATAGTTGGAGTAAAAAACTCATCATCACTCCTAATCCTCCGTTACATGAAGGTATAAATACCGACATGGTTCGGCTTCTTAAAGTTCTCAAAGATGGGAACATCTTAATGTATTGTGACCAACTTCAATTGTTCACTTATCATCCTCAACATAAAACATTGCGACATCACATTTTCCCGGAGGGTGAGTTTCTCACATTTGGTGCGATGACTTATGTCCCCGGTTTTATCAGTCTAGAGAGGAGTTTCACCTTGGAGGGTGTCAAAAGATGGGAGTCTCCTCAAGTAGAAGACTGA
- the LOC141704330 gene encoding F-box protein At3g07870-like: protein MDLPEELIAEIISRTPVRTIVSCKSVCKRWCNIVSGPFFSRLHLSISSKMLLLHQGDAEDVDDDNDGDLAVVELDDQHRQHDIHHEPMMRFSPGLALGDYVGLIGSVNGLICLEDSYDDSAYVCNPITQEYIRLQDSEYTRVSYLKGYYGFGLVESNQQYKIVRFYKGRFPSTEYDLGSEVYTLGTGMWRDLGHVPFHLNEHDRGHYVSGRLHWLAGELICAFDLDRELFRPMEAPPRAPGNTDHFSILGVHNHFRNLGVLKGCLCICDITLYSELSIWVKRDYGVEDSWSKKLIITPNPPLHEGINTDMVRLLKVLKDGNILMYCDQLQLFTYHPQRKTLRHHIFPEGEFLTFGAMTYVPGFISLERSFTLEGVKRWESPQVED from the coding sequence ATGGACTTACCAGAAGAATTGATTGCTGAAATTATATCAAGAACTCCTGTGAGGACAATAGTGTCATGCAAAAGCGTGTGCAAAAGATGGTGTAATATAGTTTCAGGACCATTTTTTTCGCGTCTGCATCTCTCTATATCATCTAAAATGCTTTTACTTCATCAAGGAGACGCCGAGGACGTAGATGATGACAATGATGGTGACCTTGCAGTGGTTGAACTAGATGACCAACATCGCCAACATGATATTCATCACGAGCCTATGATGAGATTTTCCCCGGGACTTGCCTTGGGAGACTATGTGGGGTTAATTGGATCAGTTAATGGGTTAATATGCTTAGAAGATAGTTATGATGATTCAGCATATGTATGCAATCCAATTACACAAGAGTACATACGCCTTCAAGATTCCGAGTACACCAGAGTATCATATTTAAAGGGATATTATGGCTTTGGACTTGTTGAATCGAACCAACAGTACAAGATTGTACGTTTTTATAAGGGTAGATTTCCTTCAACTGAATATGACCTAGGGAGCGAGGTTTATACGCTTGGAACCGGCATGTGGAGAGATCTAGGACATGTCCCCTTCCATCTGAATGAACATGATAGGGGTCACTATGTCAGTGGCCGCCTCCATTGGTTAGCTGGTGAACTAATATGTGCTTTCGATTTGGATAGAGAATTATTTCGTCCAATGGAAGCTCCTCCACGGGCTCCTGGGAATACAGATCATTTTAGCATCTTGGGAGTCCATAATCATTTTAGGAACTTGGGAGTACTTAAAGGTTGCTTGTGTATATGTGATATAACACTATACTCTGAACTTTCTATTTGGGTGAAGAGAGATTATGGCGTGGAAGATAGTTGGAGTAAAAAACTCATCATCACTCCTAATCCTCCGTTACATGAAGGTATAAATACCGACATGGTTCGGCTTCTTAAAGTTCTCAAAGATGGGAACATCTTAATGTATTGTGACCAACTTCAATTGTTCACTTATCATCCTCAACGTAAAACATTGCGACATCACATTTTCCCGGAGGGTGAGTTTCTCACATTTGGTGCGATGACTTATGTCCCCGGTTTTATCAGTCTAGAGAGGAGTTTCACCTTGGAGGGTGTCAAAAGATGGGAGTCTCCTCAAGTAGAAGACTGA